Below is a genomic region from Brassica rapa cultivar Chiifu-401-42 chromosome A08, CAAS_Brap_v3.01, whole genome shotgun sequence.
TGATAATTGAAAAGGTGTGGAAGTGGAAGGAAGAAAATGGTAGCAAGATTCTAATACAGCTACGGCGTCTAGGAGCTTCTCTTGATTGGTCTCGTGAGGTATCTTTGTTGAACAAATGtcattgaaatttgaaaatgtttaaatttaatatgttaatGGACCTTCTATAGTCACTTGTGTCCCTCTGGTCTATTCATGTAACCGATGTGTTTATGCCTGTGTTTTGTAGTGTTTTACAATGGACGAGCATAGATCAAAAGCTGTCACTGAGGCCTTTGTACGGTTTTACAAGGAAGGCCTTATCTACAGGTATGTTTAAGTCTGACtttcttcttttatatagtTCCCACTGAAAAGTTCAAATCCATGAAACAagaatctacaaaaaaaaaaaaaaaaaaaaacaggaatgGTACATTTAACTTACCATAACATGTGCAGGGATATTAGGCTTGTTCATTGGGATTGTCATCTGAAAACAGCTGTATCTGACGATGAGGTTGAGCATATCGATATCAAAGAGAAAACGCTACTAAAAGTGCCTGGCTACGACAAGCCAGTAGAGTTTGGTCTTATTACTTCATTTGCTTACCCTCTGGAGGGAGGCTTGGGCGAGGTTGTTGTCGCCACTACAAGGGTGGAAACAATGCTTGGAGATACAGCCATTGCGATTCATCCTGATGATGCAAGATACACCCATCTTCATGGGAAAGTCGCTGTGCACCCATTTAATGGACGTAAGCTACCAATCATTTGCGATGGAGAACTTGTTGATCCAGGGTTTGGTACTGGTTGCGTTAAGGTACATGCTTTGCtcttaatatataatttggatGATAATGTTTCTGGTCCTAACAAATTTATTATCTTTATTCTTCTTTTGTAGATTACTCCTGCCCATGACCCCGATGATTTTAAGCTCGGAAAGCGTCACAATCTTGAGTTCATCAACATATTCACTGATGATGGAAAAATCAACACAAACGGCGGACCTGACTTCACAGGGATGCCACGCTTTGCAGCACGTGAGGCAATTGTTGAAGCTTTGAAAAACCAGGTAACTGATTTGATTGTTACTTATACACTGAGGGGTGCTTGCTTGTAAAGTGTCTTTTAGATCTTACCTTAAACTGTTTCGTCAATGTAAATACTCCAGGGACTGTTCAGAGGTTCCCAAAACAAGGAAATGAGGCTTGGTCTTTGCCAAAGAACCAGTGATGTTATTGAGCCTATGATTAAGCCTCAGTGGTACGTCAATTGCAGCACGATTGCAAAGGAGGCTCTCGATGTTGCTACCAATGATGAAAACAAGAAGCTAGAATTTATACCAAAGCAGTACACTGCAGAATGGAGAAGGTTCCTTTCATTTTAACTTTATGGTTTCTATCCTTACCCCTATCTATGTATTAACAATGACAGTGGAACCTTAACAGATGGCTAGAGAACATACGTgactggtgtatctcaagacaGCTTTGGTGGGGCCACAGAATACCAGCATGGTACGCCACTCTCGAGGAAGATCATCTCAGGGAGATTGGTGCATACAACGACCATTGGGTTGTTGCTAGAACCGAGGAAGAAGCTCGAGAAGAGGCTGCTGAAAAGTTCTCTGGGAAGAAGTTTGATCTAGCACAAGATGATGACGTGCTTGACACGTGGTTTTCTTCTGGGATCTTTCCGTTGTCTGCTCTGGGATGGCCTGATGAAACCGACGACTTCAAAGCCTTTTACCCAACATCTGTCCTGGAAACTGGACATGATATTCTCTTCTTTTGGGTTGCTCGTATGGTTATGATGGGAATGAAACTAAGTGGCGACGTTCCCTTCAGCAAGGTATGTATATGTTCCAAGTTAAATAGGGGACCATACTCTCTCTTTATCAACCTGATAAGTTTAGACTTATCTTCTTCTCCACACAATCTGTAAAACTCCAATATAATCCCAGTATAACAAAAGTATCTTCTCTCAATAACAAACTCGAATCCAACTCTCGAAATACAAGTGTTTTCCTGAGAAAGCTACGATCTCATAACGATCGTAGGGAAGGTCTCATCACGACTCTTCACAACAAACTCAgcataaaagaaaatatgatcGCAACAACAATCCTTTATTTAACTTGAAAAACAATCCTTCAGCAAAGCCTCTGTCTCACTCCGCGGCTTTGCTTCCTCTCTGTTTCTCCAAACCTTCTACTTCTCCTCGAATCTCTGAACTCTGTAATTCTTCCTTCTCGCCCACGTCTACTTCCTCTCCATTTCCCTcccatttcttcttctcctgATTCTTCTTCCTGAAATACACTCTTTGGAACGTATCAATACCCCGCCCAACGAGACGAAGCTTGTCCTCAAGCGGAAACGACAGAAACTGCCTGGCAAACTCCCAACCCAACACCCACGACGCCTCATGAGCTGGTAAGCTTTCCCACTGCACAAGTAACTCCAAGTACCCATCCGGTGTGTAACGAGTCTCCAATAACTGTGCCGGAACCAAAACGAACTCCCCCTGATCAGAAAAAGTAGTAGGCAACGCTGTGACCTGCTCAGCAGACCCCACGACAGGTTTCAATTGAGAAACGTGAAACACCGGGTGAATCTTTGATCCCACAGGTAACTGAAGCCTATATGCCACCTTACCCACACGCTCCAGCACCTCAAAAGGGCCATAGAACTTCGCAGAGAGCTTCTGACAAATACGCCGAGTAACAGAGTGTTGACGATATGGCCGAAGCTTCAGAAACACTCGATCACCCACTGCGAATTCCAAGTCCCTTCGGTGCTTATCAGCAGCACGCTTCATCTGCCCCTGAGCCTTTTCCAAGAACAACTTCAACTGTCCCAACATTCGATCACGTTCCACCAACATCGACTCGAGATCAAAGTTGGAAGTAGACCCCTCTTCATAATGCAGCAGCGGCGGAGGATCACGTCCGTAGACGACTTTGAAAGGCGTGGTGTGAATCGATGAATGATAGCCCGTGTTGTACCAATACTCAGCCCAGCTCAGAAACTTATACCATGTCTTGGGATGAGCCGACGCAAAGCAACGTAGGTAAGATTCTAAGCTGCGATTCAGAACCTCTGTTTGTCCGTCTGTTTGAGGATGGAATGCAGTGCTATACTTCAGCTTAGTCCCAGATTGACGAAAACTCTCCTTCCAAAAAGAACTCAAGAAGACCTTATCGCGATCTGAGACAATGGAAGAGGGAAACCCGTGTAATTTCACCACCTCAGTAACGAATTTCGACGCCACATCCACAGCAGAGTACGGGTGTTTCAACCCAAAGAAGTGGCCGTACTTGCTGAGACGATCCACCACCACAAAGATAACGCTAAATCCTCCTGAAGCTGGTAATCCGTCAATAAAATCCATACTGATGTCTTGCCAGACTTGTGAAGGAATGGGAAGAGGTTGGAGAAGACCGGCAGGAGATAATGTGGATGTCTTATGAGTTTGACAAACCACACAGCTAGCGACATAGTCCTGTACCGTCACTCGCATACCCTTCCAATGAAACGACTGTTGAATTCGCTTCAGCGTTTTGAGAACTCCAGAGTGACCACCCGTGAGGCTGTCGTGACACTCTTGAAGAAGCAACGGAATAAAACGTGAAGTGTGTGGAATGAACAACCGCTTCTTATACCATAGCTTGCCATCAACGACAGAGAACCCCTTCTTCACCGGTTCTCCGGCTAGTACCCGTTGTCTAAGGGCCCTAATGTCATCAGAAGACTCAATCTCTGCATAGATATCTTGTAACTGAATGACATGAGGAACAATTAGAGCCAACAGGGACGAGCTAGTCTCCACGACAGAGTCCTGCATCTGTCGAGAAAGACCATCAGCAGCTTTGTTTTCAATTCCAGGTTTGTACACAATGTCAAACTGGAACCCCATCAGACGCACCAACCAACGCTGGTACTCCATTGAGACCTCACGTTGCTCCAAAAGGAACTTCAAGCTCTTCTGGTCGGTGTGCACAATGAAGCGACGCCCCATCAAGTAGTGCTTCCACTTCAAAATGGCAAGCACAATTGCCATTAACTCTCGTTCATAGATAGGTTTAAGCTTCTCTCGTGGTGTGAGACTGTGACTGAAATAAGCAATGGGCCTGCCTCTTTGCATCAGCACCGCGCCCAAGCCAATTCCTGAAGCATCAGTCTCCACAATGAAGGGTTCGTTGAAATCAGGAAGCGCCAACACTGGAGCTTCAGACATGACGACCTTGAGTTGATCGAATGCCTGTTGAGCTTCAGGAGACCAACAGAAGCTATCCTTACGCAACAAATCAGTCAGCACCTTAGCCAATAACCCATAATGTTTGACAAAGCGGCGATAATACCCCGTGAGCCCCAAGAATCCCCTCAAGTCTTTGATAGTACGCGGAGTAGGCCACTTTTGCATGGCTGCTGTCTTGGCCGGATCAGTCGCCACGCCCTGAGCCGAAATGATATGACCCAGATACTCTACTTGCGGCTGTGCAAACACACATTTCTTCCGGTTAGCAAACAGATTCTGATCCTTCAACACTTGTAACACCTCACGCAAATGCTCCACATGGTCAGCTTCGTTCTTGCTGTAAACAAGAATGTCATCAAAGAAGACCAAGACGAAACGCCGCAAGAACGGTCGAAAGATATCGTTCATCAGTCCTTGAAACGTCGCAGGAGCATTAGTGAGCCCAAAAGGCATCACCAAAAACTCATAGTGGCCCTCGTGTGTGCGAAACGCCGTCTTGTCAATGTCACACTCCTTCATCCGTATCTGGTGATAACCTGAACGAAGATCCAGCTTAGAGAATACAGTAGCCCCAAAGAGTTCATCCAACAACTGGTCAATCATAGGGATCGGATACTTATCTGGAATAGTAGCCCGATTCAGCGCCCTATAGTCAACACAGAATCGATGAGTACCATCCTTCTTGCGTACCAAGAGCACCGGACTCGAGAAAGGACTGCAGCTTGGCCTGATTATCCCGGTTTTGAGCATATCTGTGACCATGGCTTCCATAACCTCTTTGCTCGCGTGGGGATAACGGTACGGACGGACTGAGATCGATGTAACTCCCGGTAACAAATGGATGGCATGCTCACGGCCACGAACTGGAGGTAACTCCGTAGGCAACGCAAAGACCTCAGGAAACTGAGCCAACAAGGCCTCAATAGACGGAGGCATCTGTTCAGTAACTGGCTCCACAGCTCCCAGCTCCAATACATCTTCAAAATTAGGCAAATGTAAAGCGCGCAGAGCAACAGCATTACAATGCAGAGAAGGATCCCCTCGCAATGTGAATGTTTGCCCCCCGACTTTGAACGACATCTCGTGTGATTCCCAATTCATCAGACAAGTTCCCAAAGTGCGCAACCAACTAATGCCCAATATCACATCAGCCCCTCCCAATTCAAGCGCAACAAAGTCTCCCTCAAATGTCGCTTCCTGTAACTGAAACGTCACACGACGACAAACTCCCACAGACTCCACTGTCACGCCAGTGCCCAACAATACTTGAAACTTCCGGTCAGTGTACACAGGTAACTTGGCCTTTTGCACAACGTGCGGTGCCACAAAGTTGTGGGTAGCACCACTATCAATCATGACTACAAACTCCTGTTGGCCAAACTTGCCTCGCACCTTAGTTGTAGTGGGAGTATCTACGCCCAGAAATGCATTCAACGACAACTCCGCTTGGCACTGCCCATAATCCATCTCAGACCACTCTCCATCCAACACGCCCTCATCCAAAATCTCCACCTCAAACCCGTTAATCACCGTCAAGATTTGCAACTCCTTCATAGGACAGGTATGAGGCTTCACGTACGGACCCTTACACTTGAAACAAATCCCGTCTCTCCTCATCTTATCCAGCTCCGCGTCTGTGTACTTCTGTCGCGGTCGAAAAGCAGTACCAGAAGTGGAACCTTTTTCAAAGCCACCTTGCGTTTTGGTCCCTACACTCGACCAAGGCTTATAAGTACCTCCTGACGAACTCTTACGAGAGTGAGAGTCCTGAACCGCCGTGCTAACGGAACGACAAAAAGCACTTCCTTCCATACCCACCACCGCAGTAATGTGCTCCGTCAGCCCCTTAGGTTCCTTCATCTTGATCACCTCCTGCATCTCTGGCTTCAACCCGTTGTAAAAGATATGCTCCAAATTACGTTCATCAATACCAGTCACAATCGAGCGAAGCTCCTCAAACTCATTCACATAGTCCATAATAGATCCTGTCTGTTTCAACGCAAACAAACGCTTCCCGGGTTCATCCTCCAAACGTTGGCGAAAGCGAGCCACCAAACGTCTTTTGAACTGCAGCCAATCAGTAAACGGATCGTTATCCATCTCCGCGTTGAACCAGTTGAGCACAGGTCCCTCCAAACTCATCGAAACAAACTGCAATCGCTCTCTACCATGGAAATTGCCAAGACGAAAATAACGCTCCACGCGAGCCAACCATTCAAACGGACTCGATCCAGAGAATACCGGCATGTCAATCTTCTTCAGAAGACTCTCCCGTGTTTCGAAAACCGACGGAGGAAGTTGAAACGCCGGCGGAGCGGTAGTGGTCCGCGTCGACGAGAACATCGCTGGTGTTTGTGGCTCCGTCGATTCGATCGCTTTACCCCTAGCCTTCTCCGACTGCTGATTTGTGAGCAGCTGAGTTAGACGATCGAAGCGAAGATCCAACGCATCGAAACGCGCATCATACGACGATAATCTCGCCTCCACCGATTGAAAATGTTCCGCTGTCACCTTCGCGTGAATCTGCAACCTCTCACACTCCGAGTGAAGAAACGAGAGCTCGTAGCTCGTCGCCATCTTCGAATCTCCAAAATCACCCGATCCATCAACACAATCATCCATAGACGCCATAGAGAGCTCGATCTGTCACAATCGCACCAATTTGATAAGTTTAGACTTATCTTCTTCTCCACACAATCTGTAAAACTCCAATATAATCCCAGTATAACAAAAGTATCTTCTCTCAATAACAAACTCGAATCCAACTCTCGAAATACAAGTGTTTTCCTGAGAAAGCTACGATCTCATAACGATCGTAGGGAAGGTCTCATCACGACTCTTCACAACAAACTCAgcataaaagaaaatatgatcGCAACAACAATCCTTTATTTAACTTGAAAAACAATCCTTCAGCAAAGCCTCTGTCTCACTCCGCGGCTTTGCTTCCTCTCTGTTTCTCCAAACCTTCTACTTCTCCTCGAATCTCTGAACTCTGTAATTCTTCCTTCTCGCCCACGTCTACTTCCTCTCCATTTCCCTcccatttcttcttctcctgATTCTTCTTCCTGAAATACACTCTTTGGAACGTATCACAACCTTCTTGTTGTATTTGCTGTATAGGTGTATTTGCATCCGATGATACGTGACGCACATGGGCGTAAGATGTCAAAGTCTCTTGGGAATGTCATTGACCCGATTGAGGTAATAGACGGGGCAACTCTTGAGGCGCTTAATAAGAGATTAAAAAAGGGTAACTTGGATCAAAGAGAGCTGGTTGTTGCCAAAGAAGGACAAGAGAAAGACTTTCCTAACGGTATTTCTGAATGTGGTGCTGATGCTCTTCGGTTTGCACTCGTCTCTTACACTGCTCAGGTACTATCCAATGCACACACGTATAGGGCCGGTCCTCGGCAAAGCCAAATAAAACATTTGTTTATGACccccaatttttttaaagaaaattacatAGACATAAACTCCtaaatttgtaaaaagaaaaaaaatattaattttcttattaaatCGTCTATAGCTTCCAGAATCTAGGGCCCCTCTGCACATGCCCCTCCACAACCTCTTATTTTTGCTCCTAAGTTATATGATCTTGTAAACTAAAAATGTTGATCTTGCTTGTTTGTTTTGTAGTCTGACAAAATAAACTTGGACATTCTCCGTGTGGTTGGTTACCGTCAGTGGTGTAACAAGCTGTGGAACGCGGTCAGGTTTGCCTTGATAAGGCTTGGCGATGGTTACTCCCCTCCGCTGGATCTAAGCCCCGAAACGATGCCGTTCAGCTGCCAGTGGATTCTCTCTGTGCTAAATAAGGCCATATCGAAGACGGTGGAGTCGCTGAATGCATTTGAGTTCTCGGATGCAGCCAACACTGTATATGCATGGTGGCAGTATCAGTTCTGTGATGTGTTCATTGAAGCTATCAAGCCTTATTTTGTGAACCCTGCTCTGGCTTCAGAGAGAGCTCATGCACAACATGCGCTCTGGGTAGCTTTGGAGACTGGTTTGAGACTGCTTCACCCGTTTATGCCGTTTATTACTGAAGAGCTATGGCAACGTCTGCCTTCACCTAAGGACTCTGAAAGAAAGGCTTCTATTGTGATATGTGACTACCCATCTGCTACAGAGGTCAGTTAGTAACAAACCTGACCTAGTTTTGTTCAGTGTTCTAACTCTTTTCTTGTGATGTCAGAATTGGAAAAATGAGAAAGTGGAGACTGAAATGGAAACCGTTATAGCGAGCGTGAAGTGCTTGAGGGCACTCCGTGCTGAGTTGTTGGAGAAACAGAAAAACGAAAGGTTACCTGCTTTTGCTCTGTGTGAAAACAACGTAACATTCGAGATTGTAAAATCTCACGAGTTGGAGATTAGAACTCTTGCAAACCTATCGTCCTTAGAGGTAAACAAGTCTAATCTTTGGTTTCTTTGTTATGGTTTCTCTACTTATTTCGTGTTTCTTTTTATGAGTTTATATATATGGGTCTTTGCTATAGGTTTTGTTAAAGGGAGAAGACTCGGCTCCAGCTGGTTCTGCAGTTGAGACGGTGAACGAGAACCTCAAGGTGTATCTCAAAGTGGACAGGGCCATTAACGCAGAAGCTGAACAAGGAAAGATCAGAAACAAGATTGCCGAACTGCAAAAGTAATAACAATCTTTAATTGAACCAAAACAAAATGTTTGAAACGTAAAAACCTTTTTTGACATTTGACTTTCTTGTTTTCATCAGACAAAAGGAGAAGCTACAGATGATGATGAGTGCGTCAGGGTACGAAGAGAAGGTCCCTGCGAACATAAAAGAAGACAACGTCACAAAGCTAGCTAAGATCCTCCAAGAATTCGATTTCTTTGAGAAGGAAAGTGTTCGTCTCGTTGCAGAGACCGGTCAATTTAGGAAATGAACAATTGGAGCAGAAGGTGTGAGAAACACACAGTTTCTGTCTGAAAAAAGACATAAGAATATGAAACATATATTTGAGGTTTGAAAAACTATATGT
It encodes:
- the LOC103836066 gene encoding valine--tRNA ligase, mitochondrial 1, with amino-acid sequence MAEAEKKILTEEELERKKRKDEKAREKELKKLKAEEKSKLAELKAKEVKDVPKKSTKKSSKRDAPEENPEDFVDPEIPVGERKRLSLQMAKQYSPATVERAWYAWWEKAGFFVADAKSSKPAFVIVLPPPNVTGVLHIGHALTTAIQDLIIRWKRMSGFNVLWVPGMDHAGIATQTVVEKELQRTGLTRHDLGREEYIKEVWKWKEENGSKILIQLRRLGASLDWSRECFTMDEHRSKAVTEAFVRFYKEGLIYRDIRLVHWDCHLKTAVSDDEVEHIDIKEKTLLKVPGYDKPVEFGLITSFAYPLEGGLGEVVVATTRVETMLGDTAIAIHPDDARYTHLHGKVAVHPFNGRKLPIICDGELVDPGFGTGCVKITPAHDPDDFKLGKRHNLEFINIFTDDGKINTNGGPDFTGMPRFAAREAIVEALKNQGLFRGSQNKEMRLGLCQRTSDVIEPMIKPQWYVNCSTIAKEALDVATNDENKKLEFIPKQYTAEWRRWLENIRDWCISRQLWWGHRIPAWYATLEEDHLREIGAYNDHWVVARTEEEAREEAAEKFSGKKFDLAQDDDVLDTWFSSGIFPLSALGWPDETDDFKAFYPTSVLETGHDILFFWVARMVMMGMKLSGDVPFSKVYLHPMIRDAHGRKMSKSLGNVIDPIEVIDGATLEALNKRLKKGNLDQRELVVAKEGQEKDFPNGISECGADALRFALVSYTAQSDKINLDILRVVGYRQWCNKLWNAVRFALIRLGDGYSPPLDLSPETMPFSCQWILSVLNKAISKTVESLNAFEFSDAANTVYAWWQYQFCDVFIEAIKPYFVNPALASERAHAQHALWVALETGLRLLHPFMPFITEELWQRLPSPKDSERKASIVICDYPSATENWKNEKVETEMETVIASVKCLRALRAELLEKQKNERLPAFALCENNVTFEIVKSHELEIRTLANLSSLEVLLKGEDSAPAGSAVETVNENLKVYLKVDRAINAEAEQGKIRNKIAELQKQKEKLQMMMSASGYEEKVPANIKEDNVTKLAKILQEFDFFEKESVRLVAETGQFRK